Proteins encoded by one window of uncultured Celeribacter sp.:
- the rdgB gene encoding RdgB/HAM1 family non-canonical purine NTP pyrophosphatase: MRAFDGKKLVLASHNKGKLREIAELLEPFGIEVISAGDLGFEEPDETEDTFVGNARIKAHFAAKSSGLPALSDDSGLAVDALDGAPGVYSADWAETPNGRDFPMAMQKVWNRLEETHATEPRTARFCCTLCLAWPDGHDEVFEGKVKGHIVWPARGERGFGYDPMFVPEGETQTFGEIDPARKQAMSHRADAFRQLVSGPFKDLAK; encoded by the coding sequence ATGCGCGCTTTTGACGGCAAAAAGCTCGTTCTCGCTTCCCATAACAAAGGCAAGCTTCGCGAGATCGCGGAGCTTTTGGAACCCTTCGGGATCGAGGTGATATCCGCTGGCGATCTCGGGTTCGAAGAACCGGATGAGACAGAAGACACCTTTGTCGGAAATGCCCGGATCAAAGCGCATTTTGCGGCCAAATCCAGCGGGCTCCCCGCGCTCTCCGATGACAGTGGCCTCGCAGTTGACGCTCTTGACGGCGCGCCCGGCGTCTATTCCGCCGATTGGGCAGAAACTCCCAATGGCCGCGATTTTCCGATGGCGATGCAAAAGGTCTGGAACCGCCTCGAAGAGACACATGCAACAGAACCCCGCACCGCGCGGTTCTGTTGCACGCTCTGCCTCGCCTGGCCCGATGGTCATGACGAGGTTTTCGAAGGCAAAGTCAAAGGTCACATCGTCTGGCCCGCGCGCGGAGAGCGCGGCTTTGGGTATGACCCGATGTTTGTCCCCGAAGGTGAAACACAAACCTTCGGAGAAATCGATCCTGCGCGCAAACAGGCCATGAGCCACCGAGCCGATGCGTTTCGTCAACTGGTCTCCGGACCCTTTAAGGATCTCGCTAAATGA
- the rph gene encoding ribonuclease PH, protein MRPSGRNLDEMRPISIETGVTKHAEGSCLIRCGDTHVLCTATIEERVPPFMRNSGQGWVTAEYGMLPRSTSSRMRREATQGKQGGRTVEIQRLIGRSLRAGVDRVALGERQITVDCDVIQADGGTRCASITGGWVALRLAVNKLLKSGAITSDPLISNVAAVSCGIYAGQPVLDLDYPEDSEAGVDGNFIMLANGQMIETQMSAEGATYSRAQMNELLDLAEKGVAELVSAQNAAVA, encoded by the coding sequence ATGCGACCCTCAGGTAGAAATTTAGACGAAATGCGGCCGATTTCAATCGAGACCGGCGTGACGAAACATGCCGAGGGCTCGTGTCTGATCCGTTGCGGCGACACGCATGTTCTCTGCACCGCCACGATCGAAGAGCGCGTGCCGCCCTTTATGCGCAATTCGGGCCAGGGCTGGGTGACCGCCGAGTACGGCATGCTGCCGCGGTCGACCTCCTCGCGGATGCGTCGTGAGGCGACCCAAGGCAAACAAGGCGGGCGTACCGTTGAAATTCAACGTCTGATCGGGCGCTCCCTGCGCGCGGGTGTGGATCGCGTGGCCCTGGGCGAACGTCAGATCACCGTCGACTGTGATGTCATTCAGGCCGATGGCGGCACGCGTTGCGCCTCAATCACTGGCGGTTGGGTTGCCCTGCGTTTGGCTGTGAACAAGCTGTTGAAATCCGGTGCGATCACCTCTGATCCGCTGATCTCGAATGTAGCGGCTGTGTCCTGTGGCATCTATGCCGGTCAGCCCGTGCTCGATCTCGATTACCCGGAGGATTCCGAGGCCGGTGTGGACGGCAATTTCATCATGCTCGCCAACGGTCAGATGATCGAAACCCAGATGAGTGCCGAAGGCGCCACCTATTCGCGCGCGCAGATGAACGAACTGCTCGATCTGGCCGAAAAAGGCGTTGCTGAGCTGGTTTCGGCTCAAAACGCTGCGGTGGCGTGA
- the hrcA gene encoding heat-inducible transcriptional repressor HrcA — protein sequence MTDRVNLIAEMNDRSREVFRRVVEGYLESGGPVGSRTLTRTMSEKVSAATVRNVMQDLEYLGLLDSPHVSAGRVPTQLGLRLFVDGLLEVGTVTDDVREKMELTIRNEHHDVSGTLDRVGSALSGLTQGASLVLAPKHEAPVKHVEIVNLAPDRALVVLVFADGHVENRIFKPPMGQTPSSLREATNFLNALIEGKTLSELRSTVEREIKTRRQELDSLAADLIENGSAFWEGEGSHYERLIVRGRANLLGESAEAEELDRIRSLFDDLEKKRDIAEFLELTEDGEGVRIFIGSENKLFSLSGSSLVVSPYMNAERKIIGAVGVIGPTRLNYGRIVPIVDYTAQLVGRIVSGKA from the coding sequence ATGACGGATCGTGTAAATCTCATCGCTGAAATGAATGACCGTTCGCGCGAAGTGTTTCGCCGCGTGGTCGAGGGCTATCTTGAAAGCGGCGGACCTGTGGGCTCGCGGACGCTGACGCGGACGATGAGCGAAAAAGTCTCTGCCGCGACGGTGCGCAATGTGATGCAGGACCTCGAATATCTCGGGCTTTTGGACAGTCCGCATGTGTCTGCGGGACGTGTGCCGACGCAGCTTGGTCTGCGTTTGTTTGTGGACGGGTTGTTGGAGGTCGGCACGGTCACTGACGACGTGCGCGAAAAGATGGAATTGACCATCCGCAACGAACATCATGATGTGAGCGGGACTTTGGATCGTGTGGGTTCTGCTTTGTCCGGGCTGACCCAAGGGGCCAGTCTTGTGCTTGCTCCGAAACACGAAGCGCCTGTTAAACATGTGGAAATCGTCAATCTCGCACCTGACCGTGCGCTGGTGGTTCTGGTTTTTGCCGATGGCCATGTCGAAAACCGCATTTTCAAGCCGCCGATGGGGCAAACGCCGTCGTCTCTGCGTGAGGCAACGAATTTTCTCAATGCTTTGATCGAGGGCAAGACACTGTCTGAACTACGAAGCACTGTGGAGCGCGAGATCAAAACGCGGCGTCAGGAGCTTGATAGCCTCGCTGCTGATCTGATCGAAAACGGTTCGGCGTTTTGGGAAGGCGAGGGATCGCATTACGAGCGCCTGATCGTGCGTGGGCGTGCCAATCTGTTGGGGGAAAGCGCCGAGGCCGAGGAGCTTGATCGCATCAGAAGCCTGTTCGACGATCTCGAAAAGAAACGCGACATTGCGGAATTTCTCGAACTGACCGAAGATGGCGAGGGCGTACGCATTTTCATTGGCTCAGAGAACAAACTTTTCTCACTTTCGGGTTCCTCTTTGGTGGTTTCTCCATATATGAACGCTGAACGAAAAATTATCGGTGCCGTGGGTGTCATCGGGCCGACTCGCCTCAACTATGGGCGGATCGTGCCGATTGTCGATTACACGGCCCAACTTGTCGGTCGGATTGTGTCCGGCAAGGCTTGA
- a CDS encoding nucleotide exchange factor GrpE: MTDPKKDMSEEIKTNVEEEIIDITSDEALEDPEEGDVSEELEQLRAERDEFRDRFMRAVADAENSRKRADRDRREAENYGGSKLARDMLPVFDNMKRAIDAIAEDQRETQAALIEGIELTMRELLNTFSKHGIQIVNPEVGETFDPQIHEAMFEAPVPGTKAGDIIQVMNVGFMIHDRLLRPAQVGVSSTPA; the protein is encoded by the coding sequence ATGACGGATCCGAAGAAAGACATGTCTGAAGAGATCAAAACCAACGTCGAAGAAGAGATCATCGACATCACCTCTGATGAAGCGCTTGAAGACCCGGAAGAGGGTGATGTCTCGGAGGAGTTGGAGCAGCTTCGCGCAGAACGCGATGAATTCCGGGATCGTTTCATGCGGGCTGTTGCCGATGCGGAAAACTCCCGTAAGCGCGCGGATCGTGATCGTCGCGAGGCGGAAAACTACGGTGGGTCTAAACTGGCCCGCGATATGTTGCCGGTGTTTGACAACATGAAGCGCGCGATTGATGCGATTGCCGAGGATCAACGTGAAACGCAGGCCGCCCTGATCGAAGGGATCGAGCTGACCATGCGCGAGCTTTTGAACACCTTCTCGAAACACGGCATTCAGATCGTGAACCCGGAGGTGGGCGAGACCTTCGATCCGCAAATTCACGAAGCCATGTTCGAGGCCCCCGTGCCCGGCACCAAAGCCGGCGACATCATCCAGGTGATGAACGTGGGCTTCATGATCCACGACCGCCTGTTGCGTCCGGCACAGGTTGGTGTGTCTTCGACCCCGGCTTAA
- the mutS gene encoding DNA mismatch repair protein MutS, which yields MMAQYLEIKSRHRDALLFYRMGDFYEMFFDDAIAASEALDIALTKRGKHAGDDIPMCGVPVHAAETYLLNLIRKGFKVAVCEQLEDPSEAKKRGSKAVVKRDVVRLVTPGTLTEDTLLDARRHNYLAAYAEIREEGALAWVDISTGAFHVMPCPLVGLGPELARLNPSEIVVSEANEANWAEFVPDFHDRITELSRASFDSTSAQTRLTSLFSVSSLEAFGQFTLPEVAAMGAIVDYLDITQKGKLPLVRRPIRESLRGAMQIDASTRRNLEISHALSGGREGSLIATMDRTVTAAGGRLLERRLSSPSRDVDTISARLDAISFAIENTQTAQALREALRKVPDMERSLSRLGLERGGPRDLAAIRNGLSQAENIYSLLENAPVSTLIQQKMAFLTGQAELIDLLDAALIAEPPLLARDGGFIATGYHEELDESRTLRDEGRGVIASLQMKYAEMTGVQSLKVKHNNVLGYFIETTSTHAEKMHSLSETFIHRQTTANQVRFTTLELSELETKIHNAGGRALEIEKRLYETLRMAILAQAPAINDASGALAELDLITALADLSVSEGWTRPKVDLGREFLISGGRHPVVERALRKQGGDKFVANDCDLSDGHDGAAIWLLTGPNMAGKSTFLRQNALIALIAQAGSYVPAASAHIGIVSQLFSRVGASDDLARGRSTFMVEMVETAAILNQADDRALVILDEIGRGTATYDGLSIAWATLEHLHDVNKCRALFATHYHEMTSLSDKLSGAENATVSVKEWEGEVIFLHEVIKGKADRSYGVQVARLAGLPDAVVLRAKSVLEALEKGQAENAANPKAIIDDLPLFAAVPPAAKPVVVKESEVEKKLAEISPDELTPREALQLLYDLKALN from the coding sequence ATGATGGCACAATATCTCGAGATCAAATCGCGCCATCGCGATGCTCTTCTGTTTTATCGCATGGGCGATTTCTACGAGATGTTCTTTGACGATGCGATTGCCGCCTCTGAGGCACTCGACATTGCCCTGACAAAACGCGGCAAACATGCGGGCGATGACATTCCGATGTGCGGCGTTCCCGTGCATGCCGCCGAGACCTATTTGCTCAATCTCATTCGCAAAGGCTTCAAAGTTGCCGTTTGTGAACAGCTCGAAGACCCGAGCGAGGCCAAAAAGCGTGGCTCGAAGGCCGTGGTCAAACGTGATGTGGTGCGCCTTGTGACACCCGGTACTCTGACCGAGGACACGCTTTTGGATGCGCGCCGTCACAACTACCTCGCAGCTTATGCGGAAATTCGCGAAGAGGGTGCGTTGGCCTGGGTCGACATTTCCACCGGCGCCTTTCACGTGATGCCCTGCCCGCTTGTCGGTCTTGGCCCGGAGCTTGCCCGTCTCAACCCATCTGAAATCGTCGTCTCCGAGGCAAATGAAGCGAATTGGGCCGAGTTTGTGCCTGATTTCCATGATCGCATCACCGAATTGTCGCGCGCGTCTTTCGACAGTACGTCTGCCCAAACCCGGCTGACATCGCTGTTCAGCGTCTCGTCTCTTGAGGCCTTTGGTCAGTTCACCCTGCCCGAAGTGGCCGCCATGGGCGCCATCGTCGATTACCTCGACATCACGCAAAAAGGCAAATTGCCCCTCGTCCGACGGCCCATTCGTGAATCCCTGCGTGGCGCGATGCAAATCGACGCCTCGACACGTCGCAACCTTGAGATTTCGCATGCCTTGTCCGGCGGTCGCGAAGGCTCACTGATTGCCACAATGGATCGCACCGTGACAGCCGCAGGTGGACGCCTTCTTGAACGCCGACTGTCGAGCCCATCGCGCGACGTCGATACAATCTCCGCGCGGCTCGATGCCATCTCTTTTGCGATTGAGAACACTCAAACCGCCCAAGCGCTACGCGAGGCGCTGCGGAAGGTTCCCGACATGGAACGTTCGCTGTCACGTCTCGGGCTTGAACGCGGAGGCCCGCGCGATTTGGCCGCCATTCGCAACGGCCTCTCGCAAGCCGAAAACATCTATAGTTTGCTCGAAAACGCACCCGTTTCGACCCTAATCCAGCAGAAAATGGCATTCCTCACAGGACAGGCTGAGCTGATCGACTTGCTCGATGCGGCTCTGATCGCCGAGCCACCACTTCTTGCACGGGACGGTGGATTTATCGCCACCGGTTACCACGAGGAACTCGATGAATCTCGCACGCTGCGCGACGAAGGGCGCGGTGTGATTGCCTCCTTGCAGATGAAATATGCGGAGATGACCGGGGTTCAGTCGCTCAAGGTCAAACACAACAATGTGCTCGGCTATTTCATCGAGACCACATCAACCCACGCCGAAAAGATGCATTCCTTGTCGGAAACCTTCATCCACCGTCAAACGACCGCCAATCAGGTTCGGTTTACGACGCTGGAGCTTTCCGAGCTGGAGACAAAAATCCACAACGCCGGTGGTCGCGCGCTTGAGATCGAAAAGCGCCTCTATGAAACGCTGCGCATGGCGATTTTGGCGCAGGCCCCCGCGATCAACGATGCCTCCGGCGCGCTGGCCGAGCTGGACTTGATCACAGCGCTCGCCGATCTCTCTGTCAGCGAAGGTTGGACCCGCCCAAAGGTGGATTTGGGTCGAGAATTCCTGATTTCCGGCGGCCGTCATCCCGTCGTAGAACGCGCGCTACGCAAACAAGGCGGCGACAAATTCGTCGCCAACGATTGTGATCTCTCAGACGGACATGACGGTGCCGCAATCTGGCTTTTGACCGGGCCGAACATGGCCGGTAAATCGACATTTCTGCGCCAAAACGCGTTGATTGCCTTGATTGCCCAGGCTGGCTCTTACGTGCCCGCCGCCTCTGCGCATATCGGCATTGTGTCCCAGCTTTTCTCGCGCGTCGGTGCTTCTGACGATCTCGCCCGCGGGCGCTCAACCTTTATGGTGGAAATGGTCGAAACCGCCGCGATCCTCAATCAGGCCGACGACCGAGCCCTTGTGATTTTGGATGAAATCGGGCGCGGCACGGCAACCTATGACGGCTTGTCGATCGCCTGGGCGACGCTTGAACATCTGCATGATGTGAACAAATGCCGCGCGTTGTTTGCGACGCACTATCACGAGATGACCAGTCTTTCCGACAAACTGTCAGGCGCAGAAAACGCCACCGTGTCGGTCAAGGAATGGGAAGGCGAAGTGATTTTCCTTCATGAGGTGATCAAGGGCAAAGCGGATCGGTCCTACGGTGTGCAAGTCGCCCGACTTGCGGGCCTGCCAGATGCCGTGGTCTTGCGAGCGAAATCCGTTTTGGAGGCTTTGGAGAAAGGTCAGGCCGAAAATGCCGCCAATCCCAAAGCGATCATCGACGACCTTCCTCTGTTTGCGGCGGTACCGCCAGCTGCAAAGCCCGTTGTGGTTAAAGAAAGTGAGGTTGAGAAAAAGCTCGCCGAGATTTCTCCCGACGAGCTTACTCCGCGAGAAGCTTTACAACTTCTCTATGACCTCAAAGCGTTGAATTAA
- a CDS encoding NADP-dependent malic enzyme yields the protein MSKTKQTREEALAFHMDPRPGKFDVAPSVPMTTQRDLSLAYSPGVAVPCEEIAKAPETAYDYTNKGNLVAVISNGTAVLGLGNLGALASKPVMEGKAVLFKRFADVNSIDIELDTEDPEEIIRAVRLMGPSFGGINLEDIKAPECFIIEQRLKEEMDIPVFHDDQHGTAVICAAGLINALHISGKKIEDCKIVLNGAGAAGIACLELVKAMGAKHDNCIMCDTKGVIYQGRTEGMNQWKSAHAAVTDARTLGEAMVDADVFLGVSAKGAVTQDMVKSMAPNAVIFAMANPDPEITPEDAHEVRDDVIVATGRSDYPNQVNNVLGFPYLFRGALDIHARAINDEMKIACAEALAALAREDVPDEVALAYGRKLTFGRDYIIPTPFDPRLIYTIPPAVAQVGMETGVARRPIIDMKGYAQDLQARMDPTAQILQGLYARARQAQATMVFAEGDDPRVLRAAVAYHRGGFGRALVVGRTEDVRAKLQEEGLGDAISEIEVVNAANTQHLTEYKDFLYNRLQRTGFDQKDIHRLAARDRHAFSALMLAHGHADGLVTGATRKSAHVLDRINSVFDAKAEDGAVGVTAVLHKGRIIFIADTLVHEWPEEEDLADIATAAAAVARKMGIEPRVAFVSFSTFGYPVSERANKMHIAPQVLDNRGVDFEYDGEMTVDVALNPDVMSAYPFCRLSGPANILVVPARHSASISVKLMQEMAGATVIGPILTGVDKPIQICSTVSTVNDILNMAVLAACKVGQTK from the coding sequence ATGTCCAAGACCAAACAAACGCGCGAAGAAGCGCTCGCATTTCACATGGACCCGCGTCCGGGCAAGTTCGATGTCGCACCCAGCGTGCCGATGACGACACAACGGGACCTGTCGCTGGCCTATTCTCCGGGTGTGGCTGTGCCCTGCGAGGAAATCGCGAAAGCACCGGAAACGGCCTATGACTACACCAACAAAGGCAACCTTGTTGCGGTGATTTCCAACGGAACGGCGGTTTTGGGCCTCGGCAATCTTGGCGCTTTGGCGTCCAAGCCAGTGATGGAAGGCAAGGCGGTTCTATTCAAACGCTTTGCCGACGTGAACTCGATCGACATCGAGCTGGACACCGAAGATCCGGAAGAGATCATCCGCGCGGTGCGTCTCATGGGGCCGAGTTTTGGTGGCATCAATCTTGAGGACATCAAGGCGCCTGAGTGTTTCATCATCGAGCAGCGCCTCAAGGAAGAGATGGACATCCCTGTCTTCCACGATGACCAGCACGGCACGGCGGTGATCTGTGCGGCGGGCCTGATCAATGCGCTGCATATTTCCGGCAAGAAGATTGAGGATTGTAAGATTGTCCTCAACGGCGCGGGTGCCGCCGGGATCGCTTGTCTTGAGCTGGTCAAGGCCATGGGTGCAAAGCATGACAATTGCATCATGTGCGACACCAAAGGCGTGATTTATCAGGGCCGTACCGAAGGAATGAACCAGTGGAAATCGGCTCACGCCGCTGTCACTGATGCGCGCACCTTGGGCGAAGCGATGGTGGATGCCGATGTGTTCCTTGGCGTTTCGGCGAAAGGTGCTGTGACTCAGGATATGGTGAAGAGCATGGCGCCGAATGCCGTGATTTTCGCCATGGCAAACCCCGACCCGGAAATCACACCCGAAGACGCGCATGAGGTGCGTGATGATGTGATCGTGGCGACCGGACGCTCGGATTATCCGAACCAGGTGAACAACGTGTTGGGCTTTCCCTACCTGTTCCGTGGTGCGCTCGACATCCATGCCCGTGCGATCAACGATGAGATGAAAATCGCCTGCGCCGAAGCCCTTGCAGCTTTGGCACGCGAAGATGTGCCGGACGAGGTGGCCTTGGCCTACGGCCGCAAACTGACCTTTGGCCGCGATTACATCATTCCGACGCCCTTTGACCCGCGTTTGATCTACACGATCCCGCCAGCGGTGGCTCAGGTCGGGATGGAGACGGGCGTGGCCCGTCGCCCGATCATCGACATGAAAGGCTATGCCCAAGACCTTCAGGCCCGGATGGACCCGACCGCGCAAATCCTGCAGGGTCTCTATGCTCGTGCGCGTCAGGCTCAGGCGACGATGGTTTTCGCCGAGGGTGACGATCCGCGCGTTTTGCGGGCAGCTGTGGCCTATCACCGTGGTGGATTTGGTCGTGCGCTGGTCGTCGGACGCACCGAAGATGTGCGGGCAAAGCTGCAAGAAGAGGGTCTTGGCGATGCGATCTCCGAGATCGAAGTCGTCAATGCCGCCAACACGCAGCACCTCACGGAGTATAAGGACTTCCTTTACAACCGTCTGCAACGCACCGGTTTTGACCAAAAGGATATTCACCGCTTGGCGGCCCGTGACCGTCATGCGTTTTCTGCCTTGATGTTGGCACATGGCCATGCCGACGGTCTCGTGACTGGGGCGACGCGCAAGTCCGCGCATGTGCTCGACCGGATCAATTCGGTGTTCGACGCAAAGGCCGAAGATGGGGCCGTGGGCGTCACCGCCGTTCTGCACAAAGGTCGGATCATTTTCATCGCCGATACGCTTGTGCACGAATGGCCGGAAGAGGAAGATCTCGCCGACATCGCCACCGCCGCCGCCGCTGTGGCGCGCAAGATGGGGATCGAACCACGGGTGGCTTTCGTTTCCTTCTCGACCTTCGGCTATCCGGTGTCCGAGCGGGCCAACAAAATGCACATCGCGCCGCAGGTGCTCGACAACCGCGGCGTCGATTTCGAATATGATGGCGAGATGACCGTCGATGTGGCGCTGAATCCCGATGTCATGTCGGCCTATCCGTTCTGTCGCCTCTCTGGCCCTGCGAATATCCTCGTGGTGCCGGCGCGTCACTCCGCATCTATTTCTGTGAAATTGATGCAGGAAATGGCCGGTGCGACCGTGATCGGGCCGATTTTGACCGGTGTCGACAAGCCGATTCAGATTTGTTCAACGGTTTCGACTGTAAACGATATTCTGAATATGGCCGTGCTCGCTGCGTGTAAGGTGGGACAGACAAAGTAA
- a CDS encoding ribokinase, which yields MAIFNLGSVNIDHFYMLPHFPEPGETLSATGHKLGLGGKGMNQSVAAAKAGAEVFHIGAIGQSDTWVRKRIEGYGVNCKYLREVTEATGHAVIYVDPEGENMIVLDPGANVKQDSEFVVEAIDQAKASDTLLLQNETNLQPQAATFALVKGMRVIYSAAPFSIQAVKDLIPDVSMLVMNSVEASQLCSEMGVSLEQIPAPQVMVTLGSKGAMWRSNETGEVIEVTSPKVTPVDTTAAGDTYIGYVAAGLDLGMPIKAAMEWAVQAAALKVTRAGTADAIPSANEVKSFRAA from the coding sequence ATGGCGATCTTTAATCTGGGTTCGGTGAACATCGACCATTTCTATATGCTTCCTCATTTTCCCGAGCCAGGAGAAACCCTTTCTGCGACGGGCCATAAGCTTGGCCTTGGCGGAAAGGGTATGAACCAATCGGTCGCGGCCGCGAAGGCCGGGGCCGAAGTGTTCCATATCGGTGCGATTGGTCAGTCTGACACTTGGGTTCGCAAGCGGATCGAAGGCTATGGCGTGAACTGCAAATACCTGCGCGAGGTCACCGAGGCGACGGGGCACGCCGTGATTTATGTCGATCCCGAGGGCGAAAACATGATCGTCCTTGATCCGGGCGCGAATGTGAAACAGGACAGCGAATTCGTTGTCGAGGCGATTGATCAGGCAAAGGCGTCGGATACGCTTTTGCTGCAAAACGAAACCAACCTGCAACCCCAAGCCGCGACTTTTGCTTTGGTCAAAGGTATGCGGGTGATCTATTCGGCAGCACCGTTTTCGATCCAGGCGGTGAAAGATCTAATTCCTGATGTTTCCATGTTGGTGATGAATTCGGTCGAGGCCTCTCAGCTCTGCTCCGAAATGGGCGTGTCCTTGGAACAAATCCCCGCGCCACAGGTCATGGTGACCTTGGGCAGCAAGGGCGCCATGTGGCGCTCCAATGAAACGGGGGAGGTGATCGAGGTGACCTCACCAAAAGTCACGCCGGTCGACACCACAGCGGCGGGGGACACCTACATCGGCTATGTCGCCGCCGGGCTCGATCTTGGCATGCCGATCAAGGCCGCGATGGAATGGGCGGTTCAGGCGGCGGCGTTGAAAGTTACGCGGGCCGGCACGGCGGATGCGATCC